The proteins below come from a single Salinilacihabitans rarus genomic window:
- the purM gene encoding phosphoribosylformylglycinamidine cyclo-ligase — MTEPADDGEGDGLTYAGTGVDIEASEDATAALLDAFGSDLTTEYAGLLDIGDRYLALATDGVGTKLLVAEAVGDFSTVGIDCIAMNVNDLVAAGVEPVAFVDYLAVDEPDEDLTNEIGEGLAAGLERADLTLLGGETAVMPEVVSGFDLAGTCAGLAAKGDILDGEADVGDVLVGVPSNGIHSNGLTLAREAVTREHEYDDPFPYDDERTIGEELLRPTRIYADLLDPMRDHGARAAAHVTGGGWTNLLRMGERRYVIDDPLPAQPIFEFVAEEGGVSDEEMHRTFNMGTGFVVAVPEERAEALAAETDGRIVGRVEAGNAVEIRGLSLS; from the coding sequence ATGACCGAGCCAGCCGACGACGGCGAGGGGGACGGACTCACCTACGCCGGGACGGGCGTGGACATCGAGGCCAGCGAGGACGCCACCGCGGCGCTACTCGACGCGTTCGGCAGCGACCTCACCACGGAGTACGCCGGCCTGCTCGACATCGGCGACCGCTACCTCGCGCTGGCGACCGACGGCGTCGGGACGAAACTGCTCGTCGCGGAGGCCGTCGGGGACTTCTCGACGGTCGGCATCGACTGCATCGCGATGAACGTCAACGACCTCGTCGCCGCCGGCGTCGAACCCGTCGCGTTCGTCGACTACCTCGCCGTCGACGAACCCGACGAGGACCTGACCAACGAGATCGGCGAGGGGCTGGCCGCCGGCCTCGAACGGGCCGACCTCACCCTGCTGGGCGGCGAGACGGCCGTCATGCCCGAGGTCGTCTCCGGCTTCGACCTCGCGGGCACCTGCGCCGGCCTCGCGGCGAAAGGCGACATCCTCGACGGCGAGGCCGACGTCGGCGACGTCCTCGTCGGCGTCCCCTCGAACGGGATCCACTCGAACGGGCTGACGCTCGCCCGCGAGGCCGTCACCCGCGAGCACGAGTACGACGACCCGTTCCCGTACGACGACGAGCGGACGATCGGCGAGGAACTGCTCCGGCCGACGCGGATCTACGCGGACCTGCTCGACCCGATGCGCGACCACGGCGCCCGCGCGGCGGCCCACGTCACCGGCGGCGGCTGGACGAACCTCCTGCGGATGGGCGAGCGACGGTACGTGATCGACGACCCGCTGCCGGCCCAGCCGATCTTCGAGTTCGTAGCCGAGGAGGGTGGCGTGAGCGACGAGGAGATGCACCGGACGTTCAACATGGGCACTGGCTTCGTCGTCGCCGTTCCCGAGGAGCGAGCCGAGGCGCTCGCTGCCGAGACCGACGGACGGATCGTCGGCCGCGTCGAGGCGGGGAACGCGGTCGAGATCCGCGGGCTGTCGCTGTCCTGA
- a CDS encoding thiamine pyrophosphate-dependent dehydrogenase E1 component subunit alpha: protein MATIDIETEAGQREALERMLLIREFDGAAGQRFADGEIPGFVHLYIGEEAVGVGACAALEPDDYITSTHRGHGHCIAKGLDPKRMMAELYGKREGYCNGKGGSMHIADVDAGMLGANGIVGAGPPLATGAALTASMGDGDRVVLAFFGDGAVAQGQVHEAINLAATWSLPAVFLVENNQFGEGTPVEKQHNLEDLSETAEAYDIPGFTVDGMDITAVYEAVGEARERAADGDGPTLIEANTYRFRGHFEGDQEPYRDDEEVDRWRDRGPIETFEQRLLDAGVLTEDEIEEIHEEARAEIEAAIEFVDEATDPDPSEAYEDMYAVAVPELQEFAGGSARTDGGVDGGERQ, encoded by the coding sequence ATGGCGACGATAGATATCGAAACCGAAGCCGGACAACGCGAGGCACTGGAGCGGATGTTGCTGATCCGTGAATTCGACGGTGCGGCCGGCCAGCGGTTCGCAGACGGAGAGATCCCGGGGTTCGTTCACCTCTACATCGGCGAGGAGGCGGTCGGCGTCGGGGCGTGTGCGGCACTGGAGCCGGACGACTACATCACGAGCACCCACCGAGGACACGGTCACTGCATCGCGAAAGGGCTCGACCCGAAGCGGATGATGGCCGAACTGTACGGCAAGCGCGAGGGCTACTGCAACGGCAAGGGTGGCTCGATGCACATCGCCGACGTCGACGCGGGGATGCTCGGCGCGAACGGCATCGTCGGGGCCGGCCCGCCGCTGGCGACGGGGGCGGCGCTCACGGCGTCGATGGGCGACGGGGACCGGGTCGTGCTGGCGTTCTTCGGCGACGGCGCGGTCGCGCAGGGACAGGTCCACGAGGCGATCAACCTCGCGGCGACGTGGAGCCTCCCCGCGGTGTTCCTCGTCGAGAACAACCAGTTCGGCGAGGGGACGCCCGTGGAGAAACAGCACAACCTCGAAGACCTGAGCGAGACGGCCGAGGCGTACGACATTCCGGGCTTTACCGTCGACGGGATGGACATCACCGCCGTCTACGAGGCGGTCGGGGAGGCCCGCGAGCGGGCGGCCGACGGCGACGGGCCGACGCTCATCGAGGCGAACACCTACCGCTTCCGCGGCCACTTCGAGGGCGACCAGGAGCCGTACCGCGACGACGAGGAGGTCGATCGCTGGCGCGACCGCGGTCCGATCGAGACGTTCGAGCAACGGCTCCTCGACGCCGGCGTGCTGACCGAAGACGAGATCGAGGAGATCCACGAGGAGGCGAGAGCGGAGATCGAGGCCGCGATCGAGTTCGTCGACGAGGCGACCGACCCCGATCCGAGCGAGGCGTACGAGGACATGTACGCGGTCGCGGTCCCCGAACTACAGGAGTTCGCCGGCGGGAGCGCACGTACCGACGGCGGCGTGGACGGAGGTGAACGCCAATGA
- a CDS encoding alpha-ketoacid dehydrogenase subunit beta has translation MSTESDTGGEVANTETMTVREAIREAMREELDRDEDVFLMGEDVGVFGGVFDVSGDLYEEFGEERVRDTPISEAGFMGAGVGAAATGSRPIVEIMFADFLGVSMEQVMNQMAKMRYMFGGKTEMPVTVRTTEGGGMGAASQHSGTVHTWIAHFPGLLAVTPGTPAAAKGLLKSAIRSNDPVFFFENKMIYERSGEVPTDPDFTLPLGEASVEREGEDVTVVATQRLVGESLDVADDLDGDVSVEVIDLRSLYPLDTDTLVESVEKTGRLVVADESPLSYGTHAEVLTRVLENGFFSLDAPPERVGVPDTHVPFSPPLEQEVLPGGEDVRAAIERLV, from the coding sequence ATGAGCACCGAATCCGACACCGGGGGCGAGGTAGCGAACACGGAAACGATGACCGTCCGGGAGGCGATCCGGGAGGCCATGCGCGAGGAACTCGACCGCGACGAGGACGTGTTCCTGATGGGCGAGGACGTCGGCGTCTTCGGCGGCGTCTTCGACGTCAGCGGCGACCTCTACGAGGAGTTCGGCGAGGAACGCGTTCGGGACACCCCGATCAGCGAGGCGGGCTTTATGGGCGCCGGCGTCGGCGCGGCGGCGACCGGCTCCCGCCCCATCGTCGAGATCATGTTCGCCGACTTCCTCGGCGTGTCGATGGAACAGGTGATGAACCAGATGGCGAAGATGCGGTACATGTTCGGCGGGAAGACCGAGATGCCGGTCACCGTCCGCACCACGGAGGGCGGCGGCATGGGCGCGGCGAGCCAGCACTCCGGGACCGTCCACACGTGGATCGCCCATTTCCCGGGGCTGCTCGCGGTGACGCCGGGGACGCCCGCGGCGGCGAAGGGGCTCCTCAAGTCCGCGATCCGCTCGAACGATCCGGTGTTCTTCTTCGAGAACAAGATGATCTACGAGCGGTCCGGCGAGGTCCCGACCGACCCCGACTTCACGCTCCCGCTCGGGGAGGCGAGCGTCGAGCGCGAGGGCGAGGACGTCACCGTCGTCGCGACCCAGCGGCTGGTCGGCGAGTCGCTCGACGTCGCCGACGACCTCGACGGCGACGTGAGCGTCGAGGTGATCGACCTCCGGTCGCTGTACCCGCTGGACACGGACACGCTCGTCGAGAGCGTCGAGAAGACCGGCCGCCTCGTGGTCGCCGACGAGAGCCCGCTCTCCTACGGCACCCACGCCGAGGTGCTGACGCGCGTCCTCGAGAACGGCTTCTTCAGCCTCGACGCGCCGCCGGAGCGCGTCGGCGTGCCGGACACGCACGTTCCGTTCAGCCCGCCGCTCGAGCAGGAGGTGCTCCCGGGCGGGGAAGACGTGAGAGCCGCGATCGAACGGCTGGTCTGA
- a CDS encoding NAD(+)/NADH kinase has translation MTDPGRRPRSDRPAVGLIVNPAAGRDIRRLTGGASVSDNYAKRRIGECVLSGLALGRDPVDALVMPDRAELGQRIAEDADADGGDGSVRTLEMPITGTFEDTRRAARRFAEVADAVVVLGGDGTTRDVSTAIGDVPVVAVSTGTNNVVPTPVDGTVAGGAAALVATGAADPAATTRRHGTVRATIDGAAGAGTVRGLATMGLLDRQFVGTRAILDASEFVGGAVSRASPAEIGLSGVAGGLLPTRPDDSGGVGLRFESADAADRRVRAITVPGVVSELGVADCRRLEAGESLSFAVDRGVVTADGEREREVSDATVAFEVRDDGPRLVDVEAAFEAADADVFATERA, from the coding sequence ATGACCGACCCCGGCCGGCGGCCCCGGTCGGACCGCCCCGCGGTCGGACTGATCGTCAACCCGGCCGCCGGTCGCGACATCCGCCGGCTCACCGGCGGCGCCAGCGTCAGCGACAACTACGCGAAGCGCCGGATCGGCGAGTGCGTCCTCTCGGGGCTGGCGCTCGGCCGCGATCCGGTCGACGCGCTCGTGATGCCCGACCGCGCCGAACTCGGCCAGCGGATCGCCGAGGACGCGGACGCGGACGGCGGCGACGGCTCGGTTCGCACCCTCGAGATGCCGATCACCGGCACGTTCGAGGACACCCGCCGGGCGGCGCGTCGCTTCGCGGAGGTCGCCGACGCGGTCGTCGTCCTCGGCGGCGACGGGACGACCCGGGACGTGTCGACGGCCATCGGCGACGTCCCGGTCGTCGCCGTCTCGACCGGGACGAACAACGTCGTGCCGACGCCGGTCGACGGGACGGTCGCCGGCGGCGCGGCCGCCCTCGTCGCGACGGGCGCGGCCGACCCCGCGGCGACGACCCGCCGACACGGGACCGTCCGGGCGACGATCGACGGCGCGGCCGGGGCCGGGACGGTCCGCGGACTCGCGACGATGGGACTTCTCGACAGACAGTTCGTCGGAACGCGGGCGATCCTCGACGCGAGCGAGTTCGTCGGCGGCGCGGTCTCGCGGGCCTCGCCGGCCGAGATCGGCCTCTCCGGCGTCGCCGGCGGCCTGCTCCCGACCCGGCCCGACGACTCGGGCGGCGTCGGCCTGCGGTTCGAATCGGCCGACGCGGCCGACCGCCGCGTCCGGGCGATCACCGTCCCGGGCGTCGTCTCGGAACTGGGCGTCGCCGACTGCCGGCGACTCGAGGCGGGCGAGTCGCTCTCGTTTGCCGTCGATCGGGGCGTCGTCACCGCGGACGGCGAACGCGAGCGGGAGGTCTCCGACGCGACGGTCGCGTTCGAGGTTCGCGACGACGGGCCGCGACTCGTCGACGTCGAGGCCGCCTTCGAGGCGGCCGACGCCGACGTCTTCGCGACCGAGCGGGCGTGA